ACCCCTGTGAACGTAACCCATGTCTATTTCAGCACCTTTTACGTTTTCCCCTTCAACTAGGAGTTTTATTCGCAAAGGTTCTTTCAATATCGGGTGAATGGGTCCAATCGGTACTACATTCATGCTATCATCTCAAATTATGCTTTGGCTTTATTTTTTTCTTCTTTTAATTTTTGATTAAGTAATTTCTCTTTAGCAGCAAGTGCATCTGGGGCAATTGTGACTACTGCAGATATAATTTCTGAGGGTCTTGGAGGGCATCCTGGAAGTTTTGCGTCCACAGGAATTACACTGTCAACAGGCCCGTGAATATGCCCTTCTTTAAATATTCCACCACTAAGTGCGCACGCACCAACCGCGATAACTATTTTAGGTTCGGGGGTCTTTTCGTAAATTTCAAGAAGTCTTTTTTCCCAAGCTCCAGTCACAGGGCCGGTTACAACTAAAACATCGGCTTCTCTTGGATTGTTATGCACATAAATTCCGTACTGTTCGATATCATACCTTGGGGCAAGGCAGGACACTACTTCGATATCACAACCATTGCAACCACCAGTATTTACCAGACAGACGTTAATTGATCGTTTTCTTACAAAATCTTTAATCATCGAGATCATCTCCAACTTAATCTATTCCTCGCCTTTCAGGATTTTAACTGTAAGTGCACGGCCTTCTTCAAGCGCTTCTTTGTACGGTTTTTTTCTGATAATTGTATCTTCAACGACCCTTTTTCTTATTAAATCGGCATCTTGTTTTGATATCAATCCGAAAAAGTCTGCAATCCAACACAAACCTAAATCGATATCTACTTTTCTTCCAAGGCATCCCATTTTAGCCTGTTCAACGTATGCGTGAGATTCATAAAGAGCCACTCCATCACAAGTCTTTACAAATACATCAATGACTTCTTCCATTGACATTTTGAGAGCTTTTGAAATTGGAACAATCGCTTCTTCCATAATGTAACGATTGCCCTTTATTATATTGTATTTTTGCTCTAAACTTGAATTTTCATAATTTTTATCAATTTCTTCTAGCATATTTTCACCTTTTTGCTAGATTAGCCCAATTGTTAGTAAGATATAGCCGATAAGTGCAATTAATAGTCCAAGACTGAATTCGGAATGTCCATATCCGGGCCTCATTCCAAGTGGGAATGCAAGGAATAACACAGATATTGGCGCATTTACTGTAAAAGCAAGCCCCCCAATAATTGCAGAAACTAATGCAACACTGTCGAGGGTTTTTTCTACGTAAGGTTTTCCATATTTTTTGTAGCTGTAGGATAACCCAAGAGCCGATCCGATAACAAATGTAATTGCGCAATAAAGTAGCATGAATGGAACTTCGTTCATAAAATCACCCTGTGATAAATGCGA
This Methanococcus maripaludis C5 DNA region includes the following protein-coding sequences:
- a CDS encoding NADH-quinone oxidoreductase subunit B family protein codes for the protein MIKDFVRKRSINVCLVNTGGCNGCDIEVVSCLAPRYDIEQYGIYVHNNPREADVLVVTGPVTGAWEKRLLEIYEKTPEPKIVIAVGACALSGGIFKEGHIHGPVDSVIPVDAKLPGCPPRPSEIISAVVTIAPDALAAKEKLLNQKLKEEKNKAKA
- a CDS encoding DUF1959 domain-containing protein is translated as MLEEIDKNYENSSLEQKYNIIKGNRYIMEEAIVPISKALKMSMEEVIDVFVKTCDGVALYESHAYVEQAKMGCLGRKVDIDLGLCWIADFFGLISKQDADLIRKRVVEDTIIRKKPYKEALEEGRALTVKILKGEE
- a CDS encoding DUF2104 domain-containing protein, whose product is MNEVPFMLLYCAITFVIGSALGLSYSYKKYGKPYVEKTLDSVALVSAIIGGLAFTVNAPISVLFLAFPLGMRPGYGHSEFSLGLLIALIGYILLTIGLI